ataaaattctttttttccaGTTTATCATAATGCTAAAATGCCATACTATTAAGCtgaaaacaacaacaaaattcttAATTCATTAAACTATGTCAACTATATGGATTACACCATTGGGTACAGTCAAAAAACAAATTCTTAGAGAATTATTCCCTGTGACATCCCTTTTAACAACTTCTTCCAATGTTCTTCATGGTCCTCTACCCTCTTCCTCCAAAGAGACAAAATACCAAGTAATGGGTATTCCCTGTGCATGCACTCACACTCCTCTCCATCCATCACAATGCACCTAATTTGGAGGGGACATCCGCAAAGGTAAAAGGAAAAGGTTAATATTAACCAATATAGTCTTTTGAGCATAACAGAGTAACCTTAATTAGTTAACAAGATTTAGCTACTTACCCAACTTCCACTATCTGAAGATCCCAAACTTTCTTGCATATGCCACAATAATGCTTTGATTTTGTTAACTGAAAAACAAAGTGATTTTAGAGACTGGAAAAAAATTCTAAACAAGTCCAGAACTTGAATTATGATGTTTTAGTTCCAGAACTAAATACAATCTATGAGAAGAAAGTGATATACAAACTCTTTTATGTTCTACATAGGAATTGGCCCCCGACCCTTaaatcctttttcttctttaacatCTTATAAGGAATGTTCAACCCACAAGCTTCACAAGGCCACATCTCTTTCTTCTCAAATAAATCCTGCAATGGAATTCAAATCAATGAACCATTGAACTTTGGTAGAATTCGTTATTTATAGAGTAGTAATTACACAATCAAAGCTTACAGAAAAAGCATGCCAAGTCCATTTTGGGACTACAAATGAGAAAAAACTAACAGTGCCAGAGCCAATTTTCAGTGGAAAACTCTGAATTTACAGAAAAAGCATGATAAGTACAAATTTCAATTCTAAGTTTAAAATGTGAGAATATACCTTTGTTGCTACTTCTACTAGATTACATAAAATTGCAAAGTGGTTTTGAATCAACATTAAAATCatctttttctaaataaaatatccaCAAATTCACATATTAAATCATCTTAAACCTTCTTACACTCAAAAATCAccaataaaaacattatatatcaCCCACAATCAGAGAATCCACAAAATCATACCTGCAATGCAAAATTGatcaagaaaaaattaatatcgtGGATTcatgaaaattgaaatataaaggAATCCACAATTTTATATGTACCGAGGCATGACTGTTTCAATGACAATTTTATATGTACCATCAGAGCTTATATCCTCACATGAACCTTCCTCGCTAAGCTGACAAAGAGAAATTGACTTCAAAAGTCACTTCCAAAACAATAGTATAATTGTGCTTTATCTTTCAAAGTGAACCCTTCTTACTTTAGAGGAGCTAAATCTATCCCTCTTCATACTCATAAGGATATGACAACCAAGGAAATGAGACTGAGACCAACACGTATGCAACAAAATTAAGTCAGGAGTATCACCTGAAAAACATGTACAATAGGCTTGACTTGCCAAAACAAAAGAACATTATCATTGTGCCTCCTTCATCTACAAAAGAGTTACATTTTACAGAATCAGAACAGTCACCACAGAATGAAGTATCGTCCCTCTCTCTCCATTTAGTGAATTATTCAACATAATTTACTACTTTATTACGCTAATTGTTAAAATACTCAATGTCACGATGGGACCAGAAGTCCTTTTATGCAATTTAGAGCCAATACCAAACACTATGGGCAAACACAACAATAATTTTCGAAAGTATTTAAGTGAAaatagtttgaaaaatagaaagagagttTTAAAAACCATATAAAGGAGATAATATGACAGGTTTTGTAGCACATTCAATGAGACTAGTCAAAATCTGTCTTGCAGATTCACTATCGACATCCATGTGAACTCCTCTGTAAATTTCTTTAAGCTCATTCTGCCTCTTAAACACCAAATTTTCATCTTACTAGCTTTGACAACATTTAAGAACCCTTTTAAGAAATGTTTATCCATCCCATGAAaggttaaaaaaaactaaataagaaTGAAGATATTCCTGCATAAACGGCCTTtctaagataataaattatattaaacatttcATGTTTAATTAGGAAGGAAGCAAGATGAACATATAATTTAACCAATGAAATGATACCTATTTAGATGGATTAATACTCTTAAATGATGGTAACAACAATGGTCGATGTTAATCATATCATTTCCATAACTCCTTAAAAAGGTGCTGCAAAAGATTTCATATTGAAATTAGAACACTAGTGTCAACATTGTGGATattgtaatattaaaatttatggtAAGAATGcatttcaacaaaaataacttCAAAGATAAAGTTcatattaaaaggaaattaatGGGGTATATTTGCAATAAGCCATAGTTATATTTCCTATGTCTGTAGATTGCACATTAATggatataaaaactaaaataaaaattaaaaatcctcAGCAAAAGTTACTTTGGTTtacataaaattgtttcaaaagCATATATTTAAGAACtgctaatttttaaaattataaaaagtcatttaaGTGATTTTTGTTAATGTAAATTATAGGTTTACAAAAGATATAAACATGAaacaaataaaggaaagcaTAAAACATCGGTGGACAGGATTATGATATCCAACTTAAGAAGCTCCATAAACACTTCAGAGAAGCTCCACCAATTAGCTTATTTAATACTTCATAATTTCTTCTAAAAACtatactactttttttttaagttttatgtaTACTGTTTCTTCTTATAAGGAgaagaaaattagaaataagTTAGGCCAAAAACTATCTTAATCCCAAAGCTTGTCACAGCTTAGTTAGAAATTGTTTGGGTTCTTGATCCCGAGGTATCAGAATTTTCAAACTATCTGAGAACTTTGCTTAACAATGAAACGTGCACATGTGACTGCCAAATTGTGAGATAACATCAACAAACTTTGCTTAACAATGAAACTTTGCTTGATGAAATTCCAACCTTGGTTATTTTCTGATAAATCATgcttaaaatcatattaaaaaatcatgCTTAAAATCATACCAGATTGCTTGATGAAATCTGGAAACACCATTCCAAATTGTTTCATGGAAGTAGCTCATCCCTGGTCTCAGCTCATCTTGTGGTCTTAGGGGGGTCCTCTTGATTTCATCTGTAGTTGCATTGTTCTCATCTGCAAAATGTcctttcttcacctttttccTTCGACGACGAGAAATTTGGACCTCCTCAGCCAAGTTGGCCAAGTTAAGCATGTGGGAAAAGGACATGGCAACAACAATAGAGTCCCCTGCATCCAAACTAGTTATCATATTTCCAAATTCTTCCAGTTTCTTAGGGTCACGCTTTTCTTCATACTCAGCTGAAATTTCGTACACTTCTtgaacctgcacaaaaacatttacataaatgtcgaagagaagagaaagaacatAAATTCCGGAATATTTTCTGATAAATCACTATAGCCTTCTCCATCGAATCCACCGATTACATCCTCATTTTTGCACCATTTCACCGATTCAGCCGTTGAATCTTCCTTTTCCACCGAACACGTGACCTAATTCGCATTTCTCACCGAACAATCTTCCTATTTTTCACTCCTCTCCGAACCCTTCCCGCTCCTGGAGTATTATCACGAACCTAGGGTGGATGAAGGTACTCTCTCAGCGTCGAACTACGACTCCGAAACGAACGATGAAGGTGATTGCTTCATCAACGAAGGACAACGACATTGCTGTGTTATTATGCGACGACAGTTCGAGAGAGAAAGGGGGAAGAAGCAAGGGTTTGAGAGAGGGACAGCGACAGTGAAGAGGGCTCGGGAGAGGGACAGCGAGGCGAATAGGGCTTGAGAGAGGGACAATGAGAGCAAAGAGGGCTCCAGAGAGAGATGTGAAATCGCGAGGGTTTGAGAGAGAGATCAAATAGGGTTCGAGGGATAGAGAGAAGATCAGGGGTTTTGAGAAGAATAGGGTtcgaggaagagagaaaagctAGAGGGTTTTGAGAAGAATAGGCATAATGGTTCGATTGGCTTCATTTTAATcagaatttttttaagtaaatcaTTTTTCCGTATGTAATATTGGTAGCTAAAACGTGGATAGAGTTACGTACAAATAATTGGAACTATATACGGATCTATCCTTAAGATAATTTTTTCACCATCACTCGTCAACATTATATACGACTTTTATATACAGATTTGTCGTAtgtaaaaatccgtatataattttctttttaaaatccgtatataatatccgtatgtaatatatatattatatacggattataatccgtatataataatccgtatgtaatagcCATATTTCTTGTAGTGCGTTTTAAGCAAAACTGAGCTTTTGGAAAAttacgtcacactctctgcatgcatcttcttctccaaactctcatttttctcaaattatccttcttctctctaaaagctctcccttctctctactaaaactcaccctttctcttctccgatctccATTCATACACCGTAGAAGCACTCCCGGCGTCAAGACCTTCGgtttcgagttctgaactggtaagttttcTTCTCGTTAATCATTCGTTATCTGGTACATGCacaccaagttctggttgcatggtTTCGTCTTGTCTGAACCATTGTGGGTTTTTTGTTGCTTGGTTTAGTTTGAAGAATTATTGAGCGTTAAGGGTAGAATGAATTGTAGTCAGGCGAACCGAAATTCTGTCTTTAGGACGatcgttcacgctcagaggtaagagaagcttatttaatttaatttatatgtttattgtGTTGTATGAATGTTCATTAGTTGACTGAATAAATatgatgcatgatggttgatatgctTGGAtcgtatgaagtatgaaaagtGATTATGAGATGAATGTATAAAGTgatgaaactatatgttaagaaatgaattgGAATATAAATAATCCTAGTATGAAGTTTCTATATGAAAGAGTAAGTTCATCACTGAATGGTCATCGACCGTTCTGTATTTCATAGTAAACTTGGTTagaattgaattctttcatttgggaagaatcctagttaaTGATGATCGtatttgtttcaaaatattGTGCATAAGCGACCGTCTGagtggtgcttggtcttacaccagagtggtgcttggtcttacaccaagcaaTCGTTTGagtggtgcttggtcttacaccaagcgatcgtctgaatggtgcttggtcttacaccaagcgatcgtctcaATAGTGCTCGATCTTACTCCAAGAGCTCGtatatcttttataatatatcttgatgaaaatagcgttcgtccaacttcaatggagtttttctttctccgttttcggtcattgactgataTTCGGTTGTCTTAATGTGAagtcttctaagtattattcctTGAATGTCTTGAGGTGTCTACATCCATTGgttccggcctagagccttAGTACTTGGCATGGTCTTTTCGGTGTTCGATTGGAACTcgcaagagtcagttcatcaaATTGGCTCACTTTTGAGTAACGATCGTTCGTTTTAGTCGTTCATGTTTATATGATTgaactcggtttctttctcaaactaATAGTAATCCTCTTGGTCTTAATCTATTATGGAACTagagacctctcggtctcgtCCCAAGTGTTTGTTCTCGTTCTGAGTAAGGATTGAACGTTCGGAATCGGGTGTCCTTAAGAATCCTTGAACAAAGGTGGAATTTAACTGGTtggtaatgaaagatgaatttgagaagattgataatgaaagatgaagaaaatatgagatgaatggaatgttgtggatttgaacgagcgtttcggggaggaacgactcatggatgattattgaattggtaaagtatgactgtgggcatgctaagctggttgttcatcctgatgttccgtgagtactcgtcctcacatagaggagggtaggtcatgtgtgggaacggcaggaggccctagtccttaagggtactttggacagataggactaacctcgggtgacagttgttgagggcatcccagttactacatcacccgggtgcacgaacgcttGTAGCTGCACAGATTTCATACACTCCGGACAGTTAGTCTAGTAATAGGTTTTGTATGATACGTATGTTGAAATTtatcttgtgtgtttgattgtttaaaatgtatgtttatgcatggattaaattacataaatttaccctgtgttttcctgTCCTGTCTTGTTTTGTATgtccgtctttgtcattgcaatgatcatccgttgtggatgtgagcagagggagatgagctGTTGGAagatgcgctggaagaagaaaacccGATCGAGGTTGAAGttaaggccgaacagtagaacgTTCGGTTAATAGTTAGTTTTATAGTGAGGTGGTCATTCAAtcacctttttcttttgatttttttgtatgATCGTTCGGTAATCTTTTTTTGTAAATCATTCAGTCAGAAGTGTACCTTTGTACAGTTTTACTCTATCGTTTTgctttgtaaggtcgttcggccagaACCGTAAGCTCttcttagtgtaagactgatctgaaatattattaaatgtaattattctattatatagtttgtactgtatttttgggatgttacaatcatacaaaaaaaatttcgTATGTaagtattttcaaaaaattattagaaaattgtaaaactctttatttaatgaatttttttaaaaaaagtaatattttctATCAATTATACCACTATATCCAATTTTACTATTAAACATTATTAGCAAATTATCCATTTTTACTTGTAGACATTGTTAACAAACAAGTTAAAATGTACATCATTGCTAACAGACTAAGCATAAAAACTATATCACTCAAATgctcacaaaataaaaaagtcaaAGCCCACAACTCAGTTTTTATCAAGTcctccttctttcttcttttcctctctctcttaTTTTCGTGTATGAAGTTAACTACTTTGAAAAACGTgttgaataattaaattatacacaatatataatatactgATTACAATTTATATCACCCCGTCGAGCATATGCCAACTATTTACCAAaaccaataattttttaattaattcgtATCTTTGACTTATTTCTGTATCATCACTGAACGTTAATCTTCCCAATTAATCTAAAGTTCACCCTGTTTGTATCACATTTCATATTCAAGTTAAAGAACATAATATTAGTATTAAAGGataataataagtaaattataataatgaatcACTAACCGCGCATAACGCATAACAGGAAGAATGAAAAACATTGCCATCTCGGATCTGAATTTTGGTGCATtgtattcatataaaaaataatataatattttttctttatcgattatattattacaatgtatttgattttctttctgatttatattttttgaagtaattaaaaagataagaaatgTTACTCACTTATTTTGTAGCGAAACATAAGATCCTATTTTGGCTCCTTCCGTTACGTTTTTCTATCTCTCACAATAACTCATCGCTAAACACAAAACTACGTAACCCTCTCTCGATCACACCACACACAATGTCCGGCGACGAAGCCTCCACTCCCTCCGCCACACCCAAACCTTCCGCCACCGCAGCTGACTCCCCGTTAAAACTCAAAACCGCCGTCGAAGCCCTCTCCTCCATCGTCCCCTCTCTTTCAAGGCTCACCCCCGCCTCTCTCCCCACCAGCCCCGACCTCTACCCCCAAATCTCCGCCCTCCTACGCCAGCCCAACTCTGGCGCCGGCGACAACAATCTCTGCCGCTGGCTCTACGACACGTTTCAGTCCGGCGTCGGTGACCTCCAGCTTCTTGTTCTCCGTTTCATTCCCATCATCGCGGGCGTTTACCTCTCACGCGTCGCCGACCGGAAACCCCAAGCCGGCTTCGAAGCCGTCCTCCTGGCCGTCTACGCGCACGAAACAACCTCACGCGCCGGGAAGCCCGTTTCCATAACGATCCCCGACCTCACCCAACCTAGTGTGTACCACGAGGGCAGCGTTAAAACCTCCGGCAAAGGAACCAGCACCCCCAACTCCGCCGCCACCGAGCCCGAAACCGCCGTGGTCTCCCCCGCGCTGGAGCCCCACGGCACCGTGAGGTCGACGCGGCGGGCTCGCATTGTGAGCGTGGCACTGGAACTGTTTTACGCGAAGATCGGGCAGATGCCAGTCTCTTCAAAGATCGATTTTTGCGAGTTTTGCAAGATGTGGGCAGGGCAAGACGGCGAGATGTATAAGAAGTTCGAAGAGGGTGGAGAGAAgactgaagaagaagaagaagaagaagggaaaaaagaagaagaagcggTTGGTTCTGATGTGGCGGTTGAAAAGAGAGTGAAGGTTGAGGGCAGGGTTCCTCTGTGTTGGGAACTGTTGCAACCTGTTATGAGGATTCTGGGACACTGTTTGTTGGGTCCCAATAACAACAAAGAGGTTGAGCTTTTCGAGAAGGCTAATGAAGCATGCAGGTCCTTGTTTTCAAGGAGCATGCATGATGTTAACCCTAAAGCTATTCTTCCCATGAGGAGTCTCATGAGGCTCTCCAAAACTGTTATGCCCAACAACGACAACCTTGATCCCACCGAACTACCTTTCTCCGATGTTATTTCTCTCTGAAAATCCTTTCTTTTCATTCCCATTCTCATCAACactcattattttcttctttctcttcataTCACACTCTTTCTTCAGGATaaataaatgatgttaaactatTAAGCTACAATTAATTATTAACctaaaatcatataattaaatcGTTTGTTTTGGAACAGTGAGATCAAGAACTATATTCCTACAcacttaattacaaatttttttaattcgattataatataattttaattttacaataaatataattatcagTCTTTGGTTtatctttgtatttataatttttgaaatgagtttttaatCAATATCTAGTTATGATTCTAAATATGTTTTACTTTGTTAAATACactgaatttataaaattaacttgttgtttttagaataggaaCCGATTCAGATGCGATTATATGGTacaatgttttgttttgtggttaatgtatatgaattcagatgatgttttttttttcattaactatCATTTTGTGATATTATAATGACAGCATTGTGTATATAagaattaagaattaaataagttgtgttttgatattttttgtagtATTTTTGATATGGACATTTTGTAATTACATGAATTTCGTCTAATTTTATTATCGTGATTTACGTGTTAATTTTGGCGTTAACGTACCTTAAAAAATCGcatattaaatttaatgtaaagtTATTATCAGAgtcaaatatttataagatGTTGAgtgtaaaaaaatatgaaattattgtGGAGACGTCAATTTTAACGAAGCCCGGTCTATagatattaaaaacttatttaacggttaaaataattatatctaactataaaagtaaattaaattgaaacaaGTGAATGATATTTTTAGCCATggtattcaatataaaaatgatagtattttgaaaatgtaaCAATACATGCATATCTAGATATACAtcagtttatattttttgattgaattttaaaggtgattaaaaagaataataaaatatatacaataaatggtggaatttataaaatatgcaaTATGgttaactatttataaatttaattaataggaaagttataattaaaaatgaataaacttATGATATAATTATATGCTATCAGAGTATactgttaataaatatttatttattctaaagtatattaaaaggAAGGTTTAATTGTAGTTTTGTTATCTATGTTTTGTAAAATTCATGattatgtttcttattttttcatttttttaaccctttattttagctgttgtttatttttcaatttttagaaAAGACATAGAGTTACAAGTAGGTGCTACCTTTTCAATTCTGGAAGAAAATCGCGAGTATTACATgtgttttttaatgttattctaataataaaaattgtacgAATAGTTGAATtggaaatttaataaattatgaatggttaaaactaaagaattaagaatatgttaaaaatatttaaggatataacattattgaaatttaaaaaaaaaacttaaatttttaaaaaggaagaaaatgtgaattttgaaaaatatagaaTGGAAAATTATAATTGGCCTTATAAAAGAATACAATCGTAAAAAGAATGGACGGTGGTAATATTACGTTACGTGGAGCCTGATCGATCGATGGATGATGGACGGTGCACAGTGCACTCAAGAAATCTCACcacaaaaaacagaaaaataaacgaagttacaattttaaatgaatttcgACCTAGGCGAACAATAACCGTCAGATTTAGATCAACGGTAAATATGACGTGTGCACTCATATCTAACATATGCAACGCTACATCCACCCACTCTTACGCTCCTTCCTCCTCCGTCTCCGCAACCGCCCGGAGCTGCTCGACCACAAACCCTAGCTCTTGCCAAAACGCACCGGTTTCGTTTCCTCGCCGTTCGTGCGTTTCTGCGATTCTTCAACCTGATAAGGAGCACTGAAATTATTGACTGGCTTTATTAGCGCCATACATATTCATCTCTGTAAGCTAGGACTTCCTATctcttgtttaatttttataatgaattatttaatagtttctatttttattcatttttttttatttctgtgAATTTTACTGAAAGTTTTGCGACTTCTTTGATTACTTCATCTCTAGGTATGCATTTTGACCTATCTGTGATAACTAATTGTAATGATTAATTGAATGTTAAAATTGTGTGTTGTAGTTAAGATGTTTAGCTCAAACCTATCTGACATTGAACCTTTGTTCCATTGGTATTGTTATTGGCTATACCAAATATCTGATGATGCCTGTCAGTTTTGAATTATTAACTGCACTCTGTGACAGGACTGAGTTTTTATTCGTGTCACCTTATATGACCTTAATTTGGTAAAtggaaattttcttttaatctgtTATTTTCTCCTTTCTGTGGTTCGTTTCTTTGTTTTGCAACATTAGAAAACGCtgcatttttaattttggatttgCTTGCTGCATAGGCAAATTAAGGCAACGTATCTTTCTATTTGATAGGATTAAAGCATGCAACTTTTGCTACATACAAATGATAAACATGGGAGAAGGAAGTGACCATCAAGCTATGGCGGATGATGGGAATGTTGAACATATTGGAGGTGGAGTTAATAAGGCTGAAAACAACTCTGGCTCTCATGTTGAGGTTGGGGTTTCTGAGCCATATGTGGGTAGGGAGTTTGATTCTGAAGATGCTGCAAAGACTTTCTACAATGAGTATGCCAGACGAGTGGGTTTCAGCTGCAAAGCTGGTGCAAAGGGTCGTTCCAAAGCCATTGGGGAGAATATGTACTGCGAATTTGTCTGTGGCAGGGAGGATTTGAAAAGAAAGCTTGCTGGCAGTTGCAATGCAATGATTAGGATCGAGAAGAAGGGCCAAAATAATTGGGTTGTTACACAATTTGTAAAGGAGCATAGCCATTCCATGGCAAACCTTAGTAAGGTGCAGAGTATTAGGCCTCGCAAGCACTTTTCTAGTGTGGGAAGAACCATGCCTGAAACTTACCAAGGAGTGGGGCTTGTTCCAAGCGGTGTGATGTATGTATCTATGGATAAGAATGGCATTCCTACTAAGAATATTCACGGGATTAGGAATATTCCTGCTGTTGCTACTATTGCTGAAACAGTTCACCCGGTTAAAAGTCCTTCAATGATGAATTATGCTGTTAGA
This window of the Vigna angularis cultivar LongXiaoDou No.4 chromosome 7, ASM1680809v1, whole genome shotgun sequence genome carries:
- the LOC108337884 gene encoding uncharacterized protein LOC108337884; this translates as MLLTYFVAKHKILFWLLPLRFSISHNNSSLNTKLRNPLSITPHTMSGDEASTPSATPKPSATAADSPLKLKTAVEALSSIVPSLSRLTPASLPTSPDLYPQISALLRQPNSGAGDNNLCRWLYDTFQSGVGDLQLLVLRFIPIIAGVYLSRVADRKPQAGFEAVLLAVYAHETTSRAGKPVSITIPDLTQPSVYHEGSVKTSGKGTSTPNSAATEPETAVVSPALEPHGTVRSTRRARIVSVALELFYAKIGQMPVSSKIDFCEFCKMWAGQDGEMYKKFEEGGEKTEEEEEEEGKKEEEAVGSDVAVEKRVKVEGRVPLCWELLQPVMRILGHCLLGPNNNKEVELFEKANEACRSLFSRSMHDVNPKAILPMRSLMRLSKTVMPNNDNLDPTELPFSDVISL
- the LOC108343127 gene encoding phosphoenolpyruvate carboxylase-like, producing MITSLDAGDSIVVAMSFSHMLNLANLAEEVQISRRRRKKVKKGHFADENNATTDEIKRTPLRPQDELRPGMSYFHETIWNGVSRFHQAICTFLRSYGNDMINIDHCCYHHLRVLIHLNRIYLRRKRCGLVKLVG